The proteins below come from a single Staphylococcus sp. MI 10-1553 genomic window:
- a CDS encoding vWA domain-containing protein, which yields MSDRFIMFNDEQLDAMKMMMLQDLARLLLKNPNTQVKVHKFPYYDAINDELICSSFWAHRPEHIEHIGLKTDVLLATYSYFDMEPQIVSEVVANEEGFNHPKLYRQLFKMMEEMRILNLIERERPRTQKMIQLRKQIRQQYSASQINVYQTKTLFTDLFFLNLEYSFLRDDFYTIPHIHPDFQPTLEFIYQYLPDAFQLQSSEETMYLTQRMMYQVDDWLDEDMLNEYYHIPRHVYEALCQFTLEDLKRVDAANTNQHNGTEEDDVETEKIESKNIDSESAGGAYLEMELHEGENSDVLGDDSAREGDSTDDMTDMMSKKGKGSNDTLNDQEGGEQGPSNALLSLKGINQYVDIKWNVPDILPEYIESYRQVQTSVQFEIKDLIQIIKKTIDREYQDVRTNLTKGRLQRNLVNWFIDDQYKLFYKKADQSRTFDATFTLLIDASASMHDKMDETIKGVVLFHETLKALNVKHEILAFNEDAFDADAQYQPNIIDEIINYHQSTFNTEAPRIMSLTPQDDNRDGVAIRVASNRLLSRSELQRFLIVFSDGEPSAFNYSQDGILDTYEAVENSRKLGIEVFNVFLSQEPMTESIEQTIHNIYGQYAIFVEGVEHLPSLLSPLLKKLLLKSF from the coding sequence ATGAGCGATCGCTTTATCATGTTTAACGACGAACAACTTGATGCCATGAAAATGATGATGTTACAAGATTTGGCACGCTTGTTGTTGAAAAATCCAAATACACAAGTGAAAGTCCACAAATTTCCGTATTATGATGCAATCAATGATGAGTTAATTTGTAGTTCTTTTTGGGCTCATCGACCTGAACATATTGAACATATCGGACTGAAGACAGACGTTTTACTTGCGACTTATAGTTATTTTGATATGGAACCACAAATTGTCAGTGAAGTCGTGGCGAATGAAGAAGGATTCAATCATCCGAAACTATATCGTCAACTTTTTAAGATGATGGAAGAGATGCGTATTTTAAATTTAATAGAACGCGAACGCCCACGTACACAAAAAATGATTCAACTTCGCAAGCAAATACGGCAACAATATAGTGCGTCACAAATTAATGTGTATCAAACAAAAACATTATTTACAGATTTGTTCTTTTTAAATTTAGAATATTCATTTTTACGAGATGATTTTTATACAATTCCGCATATTCATCCTGATTTTCAGCCGACATTAGAATTTATTTATCAATATTTGCCGGATGCCTTTCAACTTCAGTCAAGTGAAGAAACCATGTATTTAACGCAAAGGATGATGTATCAAGTAGATGACTGGTTAGACGAAGATATGTTAAATGAATATTATCACATCCCGCGCCACGTCTATGAAGCATTATGCCAATTTACACTTGAAGATTTGAAACGTGTCGATGCCGCAAATACGAATCAGCATAATGGAACTGAAGAGGACGATGTCGAAACTGAAAAAATAGAGTCTAAAAATATTGATAGCGAATCTGCTGGTGGTGCTTATCTCGAAATGGAACTCCATGAAGGCGAAAACAGTGATGTACTGGGTGATGATAGTGCACGTGAAGGTGACAGCACTGATGATATGACAGACATGATGAGTAAAAAAGGCAAAGGTTCAAACGATACTTTAAATGATCAAGAAGGTGGCGAACAAGGGCCTTCAAATGCATTACTGAGTCTTAAAGGTATTAACCAATATGTGGATATCAAGTGGAATGTGCCAGATATTTTACCAGAATACATTGAAAGTTATCGTCAAGTTCAAACATCTGTCCAATTTGAAATCAAGGATCTTATTCAAATTATTAAAAAGACGATTGATCGTGAATATCAAGACGTGCGTACGAATTTAACGAAAGGCCGTTTGCAGCGTAACTTGGTCAATTGGTTTATAGATGATCAGTACAAACTATTTTATAAAAAAGCTGACCAAAGCCGTACTTTTGACGCTACTTTTACATTATTAATTGATGCATCAGCAAGTATGCACGACAAAATGGACGAAACGATTAAAGGCGTTGTGTTATTCCATGAAACATTGAAAGCACTCAATGTAAAACATGAAATACTTGCGTTTAATGAAGATGCGTTTGATGCAGATGCACAATATCAACCGAATATTATAGATGAGATAATTAATTACCATCAGTCAACATTCAATACCGAAGCACCGAGAATAATGTCACTGACGCCTCAAGACGATAATCGCGATGGGGTAGCGATTCGTGTCGCAAGTAATCGCTTATTGTCTCGTTCGGAACTACAGCGTTTTCTCATTGTCTTTTCGGACGGTGAACCTTCTGCATTTAACTATAGTCAAGACGGCATTTTGGATACGTATGAAGCTGTTGAAAACTCACGCAAACTCGGTATCGAAGTGTTCAACGTGTTTTTAAGTCAAGAGCCAATGACTGAATCGATCGAACAGACCATTCATAACATTTATGGACAATATGCCATCTTTGTCGAAGGTGTCGAACATTTGCCAAGCTTACTTTCACCACTACTGAAAAAGTTGTTATTGAAGTCGTTTTAG
- a CDS encoding DUF6501 family protein, whose translation MLHETWKTRTPLKKVKVVHTDAKKFTVSDMLTVGETYDVVNETEEYYQIIDNSGHVGGYYKTYFEEV comes from the coding sequence ATGTTACATGAAACTTGGAAAACGCGTACACCACTTAAAAAAGTGAAAGTCGTTCATACAGATGCAAAGAAATTTACTGTCAGCGATATGTTAACTGTTGGCGAAACATATGATGTCGTTAACGAGACTGAAGAATACTATCAAATTATTGATAATTCAGGACACGTAGGCGGTTATTACAAAACTTATTTTGAAGAAGTATAA
- a CDS encoding VOC family protein, translating to MAQFRSVTLGTKSIDKTIDLFHNMLGMAYERKGNRVQFGDAQLSPGTRLQFVEIAETIEPAHQHFVSVALRTPSNDGVDEYMAILQEQQHSFEGPAHLDGHQLIHFSDANDQQFNIFSDEANVGIGLGMPNEESSVSPLHQVQGLGPVMLRTHEPAVTMTLLSDLFGFKPIAEYTSPKANQRVIVMEGEGGGLGAEVHIYKSDTVQIPPYGIVEQLEFTAQHEDEFNYALNQLTHHDIPFQQLKNDQHETRSIRVNDISGLALILTLAHATKGS from the coding sequence ATGGCGCAATTTCGTAGTGTGACATTAGGCACTAAAAGTATAGACAAAACGATTGATTTATTTCATAATATGTTAGGTATGGCGTACGAAAGAAAGGGCAATCGTGTTCAATTTGGAGATGCGCAACTCAGCCCTGGTACACGCCTTCAATTTGTTGAAATAGCAGAAACCATTGAGCCTGCACATCAACATTTTGTAAGTGTTGCATTACGTACACCGAGTAACGATGGTGTTGATGAATATATGGCCATTTTACAAGAACAGCAACATTCATTTGAAGGGCCTGCACATTTGGATGGTCATCAATTGATACATTTTTCCGATGCCAATGACCAACAATTCAACATTTTTTCAGACGAAGCGAATGTAGGCATTGGATTGGGAATGCCTAATGAAGAGAGTTCTGTCAGTCCGCTACATCAAGTACAAGGACTCGGCCCAGTGATGTTGCGCACACATGAACCGGCTGTGACGATGACGTTACTAAGCGATTTATTTGGTTTTAAACCTATTGCTGAATACACTTCACCTAAAGCAAATCAACGTGTCATAGTTATGGAAGGTGAGGGCGGTGGTTTAGGTGCTGAAGTGCATATTTATAAATCAGACACAGTACAGATTCCACCTTATGGCATCGTTGAACAACTCGAATTTACGGCACAACACGAAGACGAATTTAATTATGCGTTGAATCAACTGACACATCACGATATCCCTTTTCAACAACTTAAAAATGATCAACATGAGACGCGTTCTATTCGTGTCAATGATATTAGTGGTTTAGCATTGATTTTAACATTAGCGCATGCAACGAAAGGAAGTTAA
- a CDS encoding ATP-binding protein, whose protein sequence is MVKEFTGYINSDETVLGDAIKLFELNKNILLKGPTGSGKTRLAETLSEITELPMHQINCSVDLDAESLLGFKTIKTSDEGHQEIVFIDGPVIRAMREGHILYIDEINMAKPETLPILNGVLDYRRQLTNPFTGEVIKAAPDFKVIAAINEGYVGTLPMNEALKNRFVVVNVDYIDGQTLHDVIKAQSLLQDDPLIDQIIKFNADLRTMTQQGQLSEEAASIRALIDMSDLATVMPIERAIQRSIIDKLEDEREQQAIMNAVELNF, encoded by the coding sequence ATGGTTAAAGAATTTACTGGTTATATTAACTCCGATGAAACTGTTCTTGGAGATGCAATCAAGCTGTTCGAATTGAATAAAAATATTTTGTTAAAAGGGCCAACTGGTTCAGGAAAAACAAGATTAGCTGAAACTTTAAGCGAAATCACTGAATTACCGATGCATCAAATTAACTGTTCTGTTGATTTAGATGCAGAAAGTTTACTCGGCTTTAAAACGATTAAAACATCAGATGAAGGCCATCAAGAAATTGTATTTATCGATGGGCCAGTCATTCGGGCGATGCGTGAAGGTCACATTTTATACATCGACGAAATCAATATGGCGAAACCTGAAACGTTACCAATTTTAAATGGTGTGTTGGACTATCGTCGTCAACTGACAAACCCATTTACAGGTGAAGTCATCAAAGCCGCACCTGACTTCAAAGTCATTGCAGCCATTAATGAAGGCTATGTCGGGACACTACCGATGAATGAGGCGTTAAAAAACCGTTTCGTCGTCGTCAATGTAGATTATATTGACGGGCAAACTTTACATGATGTCATAAAAGCGCAAAGTTTATTGCAAGACGATCCATTAATTGACCAAATTATTAAATTCAATGCTGATTTACGTACGATGACACAACAAGGGCAATTGTCTGAAGAGGCAGCAAGTATTCGTGCTTTAATCGATATGAGTGATTTAGCGACTGTGATGCCGATTGAACGAGCAATTCAGCGTAGTATCATTGATAAATTAGAAGATGAACGTGAACAACAAGCGATAATGAATGCGGTAGAACTTAACTTTTAG